In Phyllostomus discolor isolate MPI-MPIP mPhyDis1 chromosome 3, mPhyDis1.pri.v3, whole genome shotgun sequence, a single genomic region encodes these proteins:
- the LOC114496876 gene encoding protein limb expression 1 homolog encodes MRHTIAQVLPHRDPALVFKDLNEVSMLQEFWEGKQQQRAAFPSEGLVVYESLPSPGPPFVSYVALPGGSCFGNFQCCLSRAEARQDAAKVALINSLLNELPSRRITKEFIMESVQEAVASTSGTLDDADDPSTSVGAYHYMLESNMGKTMLGFQELMTIFQLLHWNGSLKALRETKCSRQEVISYYSQYSLDEKMHSHMALDWIMKEQETPGILSQELRMALRELEEARKAGQELRFYKEKKEILSLALTQIYSNPDTSSPSDDQLSLTALCGYH; translated from the coding sequence ATGAGACACACCATTGCCCAAGTGTTGCCTCACAGAGACCCAGCTCTAGTCTTCAAAGATTTGAATGAGGTGTCAATGTTGCAGGAGTTTTGGGAAGGCAAGCAGCAACAGAGGGCTGCATTCCCCAGTGAAGGCCTGGTGGTGTACGAGTCCCTTCCATCTCCTGGGCCACCCTTTGTGAGTTATGTGGCCCTTCCAGGGGGAAGCTGTTTTGGCAACTTTCAGTGCTGCTTAAGTAGAGCTGAAGCCAGACAGGATGCAGCTAAAGTGGCCCTAATCAACTCCCTCTTGAATGAGCTTCCCTCTCGAAGGATCACCAAGGAATTCATTATGGAGAGCGTGCAGGAAGCAGTCGCCTCCACTAGCGGCACCCTGGATGACGCGGATGACCCCAGCACCAGCGTCGGAGCCTACCACTACATGTTGGAGTCGAACATGGGGAAGACCATGCTGGGATTTCAGGAGCTGATGACCATTTTCCAACTGTTACACTGGAATGGAAGCCTGAAGGCCCTGCGTGAAACAAAGTGTTCCCGACAGGAAGTCATCTCCTACTATTCCCAGTACTCCCTGGATGAAAAGATGCACAGCCACATGGCCCTGGACTGGATCATGAAGGAGCAGGAGACCCCAGGAATTCTCTCTCAAGAGCTACGAATGGCCCTGAGGGAGTTGGAGGAAGCCAGGAAAGCAGGACAAGAACTACGgttttacaaagaaaagaaagaaatcctgagTTTAGCCCTGACTCAGATCTACAGCAATCCTGATACTTCCTCACCCAGTGATGACCAGCTGAGCCTCACTGCCCTTTGTGGCTATCACTAG